A genomic window from Terrirubrum flagellatum includes:
- a CDS encoding FAD-binding protein: METQFDVVVLGTGAAGLVAALAAHDSGAKVGVFEKADVVGGTTALSGGVCWMPNNRVAAAAGMPDSREEGLAYLRSLSNGLIPDELAAAFIDGVAPTLDYLEQKTPLKFHLLRIPDYHPEHPGGLLKGGRSIEPGLFSFERLGPWGDRVGIGQFSDPETGHVYMATIESPRGGGTGAIDEAEMQRRRVAKINGRGRGMIGALLQACLDRGIEVVTGARGVDLIMERRRVAGVRVVVKGEEFDVTARRGVVIATGGFEWDPEMSVNFLRGPMEHPASIPTNSGDGQKMAMRAGAKMGAMREAWWMPVALLPGVKQYGEQKVVLILRERSLPGSILVNRKGKRFVNEATNYNAIGGAFHHFDPGKFEYANLPCWLIFDSAMVKRYGFLDVPMGGAMPGWVPTASTLAELANKVGIASDALQATIARWNTQVDKGADDDFGRGESAYDGFNGDLSQYPGKGATLGRIGEPPYYALQIHSSTLGTKGGPRTDRNGAVIDHDGLPIHGLYAAGNAMAAPTGMVYGGAGGTLGPAIVFGYLAGKHAATQAAEFVNA; this comes from the coding sequence ATGGAAACGCAATTCGACGTGGTCGTTCTGGGGACAGGGGCTGCGGGCCTCGTCGCGGCGCTCGCAGCGCATGATTCAGGCGCAAAGGTCGGCGTCTTCGAGAAGGCTGACGTGGTCGGCGGCACGACGGCCCTGTCCGGCGGCGTTTGCTGGATGCCGAACAACCGCGTGGCTGCGGCGGCTGGCATGCCGGATTCGCGCGAGGAAGGTCTCGCCTATCTCCGCTCGCTCTCGAACGGCCTCATCCCGGACGAGCTCGCGGCGGCCTTCATCGATGGCGTCGCGCCGACGCTTGATTATCTAGAGCAGAAAACGCCGCTGAAATTCCATCTCCTGCGCATTCCTGATTATCATCCGGAGCATCCCGGCGGATTGCTGAAGGGCGGCCGTTCGATTGAGCCCGGACTTTTCTCGTTCGAGCGCTTGGGGCCGTGGGGCGATCGCGTCGGCATCGGCCAGTTCTCTGATCCCGAAACCGGCCATGTCTATATGGCGACGATCGAGTCGCCGCGCGGCGGCGGCACGGGCGCGATCGATGAAGCCGAAATGCAGCGGCGACGCGTTGCAAAGATCAATGGCCGTGGTCGCGGCATGATCGGCGCGCTGCTGCAGGCCTGTCTCGATCGCGGTATCGAGGTCGTCACCGGCGCGCGCGGCGTCGATCTCATCATGGAGCGCAGGCGCGTCGCCGGCGTGCGCGTCGTGGTGAAAGGCGAAGAGTTTGACGTCACGGCGCGCCGCGGCGTGGTGATCGCCACCGGGGGATTCGAGTGGGACCCCGAAATGTCGGTCAATTTCCTGCGCGGGCCGATGGAGCATCCCGCCTCGATCCCGACCAATTCAGGCGATGGGCAGAAGATGGCGATGCGCGCCGGCGCCAAGATGGGTGCGATGCGCGAAGCCTGGTGGATGCCGGTCGCGCTGCTGCCCGGCGTCAAGCAATATGGCGAGCAGAAAGTTGTGCTGATCCTGCGCGAGCGCTCGCTGCCGGGATCGATCCTCGTCAACAGGAAGGGCAAGCGCTTCGTCAATGAAGCGACGAATTACAATGCGATCGGCGGCGCCTTCCATCATTTCGATCCCGGCAAATTCGAATACGCCAATCTGCCCTGCTGGCTGATCTTCGATTCAGCAATGGTGAAGCGCTACGGTTTTCTCGATGTTCCCATGGGCGGCGCGATGCCCGGATGGGTTCCCACTGCTTCCACGCTGGCTGAACTCGCCAACAAGGTCGGCATCGCCAGTGATGCGTTGCAAGCGACGATCGCGCGCTGGAACACACAGGTCGACAAGGGCGCCGATGATGATTTCGGTCGCGGCGAGAGCGCCTATGACGGATTCAATGGCGATCTCTCGCAATATCCGGGCAAGGGCGCGACGCTCGGCCGCATCGGAGAGCCGCCTTATTACGCCTTGCAGATTCACAGCAGCACGCTTGGCACCAAGGGCGGGCCGCGCACCGATCGCAATGGCGCCGTTATCGATCATGACGGGTTGCCGATTCACGGCCTCTATGCCGCGGGCAATGCGATGGCGGCGCCGACCGGCATGGTCTATGGCGGCGCCGGCGGCACGCTCGGCCCTGCGATCGTGTTCGGCTATCTCGCGGGCAAACACGCGGCGACGCAGGCGGCGGAGTTTGTAAACGCGTAA
- a CDS encoding sugar phosphate isomerase/epimerase family protein, with protein MTARDNLLSLHHLTVSDVPAPELVDIAAATGCRYVGVFVRGAQRDNDPFPVISGDAARRALIARLDATGVRVHNLEVFIIRPSTRPGDFDAALEMGAAIGAARLTAQIADANDARAFDNFAALCERAASFDLAVHIEFNAFSIVNSLQATQKFLSGRKPANASIALDALHLYRNDGGLDGLSGLAPSLIGYAQICDGPLRIAPEMQMAEAIDERAIPGEGEFDLTRFVASLPPDVVIDVEAPSRRLRDNGVSALERARRAVDAARGIIAAAGNRGANSS; from the coding sequence ATGACTGCCCGCGACAACCTCCTGTCGCTGCATCATCTGACCGTCAGCGACGTCCCCGCGCCGGAACTGGTCGACATCGCCGCGGCGACGGGCTGCCGGTATGTCGGCGTCTTCGTGCGCGGCGCGCAGCGCGACAATGATCCCTTCCCCGTCATCTCAGGCGATGCGGCGCGGCGCGCGCTGATCGCGCGGCTCGATGCAACCGGCGTGCGCGTCCATAATCTCGAAGTCTTTATCATCAGGCCATCGACACGCCCCGGCGATTTCGACGCGGCGCTGGAGATGGGCGCGGCGATCGGCGCCGCGCGACTGACAGCGCAGATCGCCGACGCCAACGACGCCCGGGCCTTCGACAATTTCGCGGCGCTGTGCGAGCGCGCGGCGAGCTTTGATCTTGCCGTCCATATCGAGTTCAACGCCTTCTCAATCGTCAATTCGCTTCAAGCGACGCAGAAATTCCTGTCGGGCCGGAAACCCGCCAACGCCTCGATCGCGCTCGACGCGCTGCATCTCTATCGCAACGATGGCGGCCTTGATGGGCTGAGCGGCCTTGCGCCCTCCCTCATCGGCTACGCCCAGATCTGCGACGGCCCCTTGCGCATCGCTCCGGAGATGCAGATGGCGGAAGCGATCGATGAACGCGCGATCCCCGGCGAGGGTGAATTCGATCTGACGCGGTTTGTCGCCTCGTTGCCGCCTGATGTCGTGATCGACGTCGAAGCGCCCTCACGCCGCCTGCGCGACAACGGCGTGAGCGCTCTCGAACGCGCCCGCCGCGCGGTCGACGCCGCGCGCGGAATCATCGCAGCCGCGGGAAATCGCGGCGCCAACTCATCATAG
- a CDS encoding SDR family oxidoreductase: MGRIEGKVAVIIGAAGANNMGQTIARLFAREGARVMVAGRREEHLAPLAEEIGGGFALCDITRKSEVEALADAAVAKFGKVDIGVNATGWGLVKPFLSTTEEELQAMTALQFVGPFYFMQAMVRVMTNGGSLIQISSATATIMLEDHAAYMGAKAGADHVVRCVANEFGARGVKANSISPGITESPMTAKAFRNQAVIEAFRKEYPLGRVGTQDDVAQAALWLASDESFISGQNLQINGGLTLRRNPRNQEIIDAAAKARAERAAS; encoded by the coding sequence ATGGGACGCATCGAGGGCAAGGTCGCGGTGATCATCGGCGCCGCCGGCGCCAACAATATGGGCCAGACGATCGCGCGGCTCTTCGCGAGGGAAGGCGCGCGCGTCATGGTCGCCGGCCGCAGGGAAGAGCATCTGGCGCCGCTGGCGGAAGAAATCGGTGGTGGATTTGCCTTGTGCGACATCACCCGCAAGAGCGAGGTCGAGGCGCTGGCGGACGCCGCTGTCGCGAAATTCGGGAAAGTCGACATCGGCGTCAACGCCACGGGATGGGGACTTGTAAAACCCTTCCTCTCGACGACCGAGGAAGAGTTGCAGGCGATGACGGCGCTGCAATTCGTCGGCCCCTTCTATTTCATGCAGGCGATGGTGCGCGTGATGACGAATGGCGGATCGCTCATCCAGATATCATCGGCGACAGCGACGATCATGCTGGAGGATCACGCCGCCTATATGGGCGCGAAGGCTGGCGCCGACCATGTCGTGCGCTGCGTCGCCAACGAATTCGGCGCGCGCGGCGTCAAGGCGAATTCGATCTCGCCGGGAATCACGGAATCGCCAATGACAGCGAAAGCGTTCCGCAATCAGGCTGTCATCGAGGCGTTTCGCAAGGAATATCCGCTGGGGCGCGTCGGCACGCAGGACGACGTGGCGCAGGCGGCCCTCTGGCTCGCCTCGGACGAATCCTTCATCAGCGGCCAGAATCTGCAGATCAATGGCGGGCTGACGCTGCGCCGCAACCCGCGCAATCAGGAAATCATCGATGCGGCGGCGAAGGCGCGCGCCGAGCGCGCCGCATCATGA
- a CDS encoding AMP-binding protein, translating to MGATALNSAAELVAAPQGSGAMLHLQTVGGALAAAATRWGDRDAYLIGEQRLTYAQLFENAIDWARALIGLGVGPGDHVGLLMPNSVEYLLLFHAATMIGARAVTINARYRDDDLLYVIDNADVGFLFIGGQALPHTDYRAMLARVYPELAEWRKCEPLQLAAAPKLRSIVNLADPREDAWPQEADFLAGANSVSRGDALTCAASVGPGDTCIMMFSSGTTSRPKACMLSHLNISLAGQALAKRFRMSERDRIFNPMPFFHMSTMLPLAACRASGAAFLGQMHFNAGLALETIECERVTISYTSFPTINSAMTDHADFPRRDLSSLRVLHSVGPADLLRRYVRAFPGTYIVNAYGLTEATGVPVWSDLDDPQDLSLVTSGKPFEGLDVKAFDIETHAILPPGENGELWIRGWSLFQGYYRDEKRTAEALTGDGWLRTGDIGSVDESGRVSYAGRLKDMLKIGGENVAAIEIENYLCTHPAVQIAQVIAVPDEHLFEVAAAFIELRPGAAATAEEIARHCVGKIASFKIPRYISFVSEWPMSATKIQKFRLAQDFRPDGKIDVRALVAPEQRAS from the coding sequence ATGGGCGCGACAGCACTGAATTCCGCCGCTGAGCTCGTCGCCGCGCCGCAGGGAAGCGGCGCGATGCTGCATCTGCAAACCGTTGGCGGCGCGCTCGCCGCCGCTGCGACGCGCTGGGGCGATCGCGACGCCTATCTCATCGGCGAGCAAAGGCTGACCTATGCGCAGCTTTTCGAGAATGCGATCGATTGGGCGCGCGCGTTGATCGGCCTCGGCGTCGGCCCCGGCGATCATGTCGGCTTGCTGATGCCGAACTCGGTCGAATATCTCCTGCTGTTCCATGCCGCGACCATGATCGGCGCCCGCGCCGTCACCATCAATGCGCGTTATCGCGACGACGATCTTCTCTATGTCATCGACAACGCCGATGTCGGCTTTCTCTTCATCGGCGGGCAAGCGCTGCCGCACACCGATTATCGCGCCATGCTGGCGCGCGTTTATCCCGAGCTTGCGGAGTGGCGGAAGTGCGAACCGCTTCAGCTGGCCGCCGCGCCGAAGCTCCGATCGATCGTCAATCTGGCCGACCCGCGCGAGGATGCATGGCCTCAGGAGGCTGATTTTCTCGCCGGCGCAAATTCAGTTTCGCGCGGAGACGCGCTGACCTGCGCGGCAAGCGTCGGCCCCGGCGACACCTGCATCATGATGTTCAGCTCTGGGACCACATCGCGTCCCAAGGCCTGCATGCTGTCGCATCTCAACATCTCGCTTGCGGGGCAGGCGTTGGCGAAGCGCTTCCGCATGAGCGAGCGCGACCGCATCTTCAATCCAATGCCATTCTTTCACATGTCCACCATGCTGCCGCTCGCGGCCTGTCGCGCGTCGGGCGCGGCCTTCCTGGGGCAGATGCATTTCAACGCAGGTCTTGCGCTGGAGACGATCGAATGCGAGCGCGTGACGATCTCCTACACATCGTTCCCGACGATCAATTCGGCGATGACCGATCACGCGGATTTTCCGCGTCGCGATCTCTCGTCGCTGCGCGTTCTCCATTCCGTCGGCCCGGCCGACCTCTTGCGCCGCTATGTTCGCGCGTTTCCGGGGACTTACATCGTCAATGCTTATGGTCTGACAGAAGCGACAGGCGTTCCCGTCTGGAGTGATCTCGACGATCCCCAGGATCTGTCGCTCGTCACTTCGGGGAAACCTTTTGAAGGGCTCGACGTCAAGGCGTTCGATATCGAGACGCACGCCATACTGCCGCCAGGCGAAAATGGCGAGCTCTGGATACGCGGCTGGAGCCTCTTCCAGGGCTATTACAGGGATGAGAAGCGCACGGCGGAAGCGTTGACCGGCGACGGCTGGCTGCGCACCGGTGATATCGGATCGGTCGATGAAAGCGGTCGCGTCTCCTATGCCGGGCGGCTGAAGGACATGCTCAAGATCGGCGGCGAAAATGTCGCGGCGATCGAGATCGAGAATTATCTCTGCACGCATCCGGCCGTACAGATCGCGCAGGTGATCGCGGTTCCCGACGAGCATCTGTTCGAGGTCGCGGCCGCCTTCATCGAGCTGCGCCCGGGCGCAGCGGCGACCGCCGAGGAGATCGCGCGCCATTGCGTCGGCAAGATCGCAAGCTTCAAGATTCCGCGTTATATCAGCTTCGTGTCGGAATGGCCGATGAGCGCGACGAAGATCCAGAAATTCAGGCTGGCGCAGGATTTCAGGCCGGATGGCAAGATCGATGTACGCGCTCTCGTAGCGCCGGAGCAAAGGGCCTCATGA